In the genome of Neisseria lactamica, the window TGATCGAAACCCTTCTGCAACACTTTGAGATAGACGGTCTGCCTGTCGAAACTGAAACCGATGTCTTCCACGCCTTCGAGTTGCGACAAGGCGCATTGTAAGCCGTCCTGATTACCCTGCCACACGCCGCCGACAGGGTAACTGAGGTTTTTGACGGGCTTGGGCGCGGGCGATAAAACGGCAATTACCAGCCACAGCAGCATTAATATGCTGCAAAAGGCAAACACGCCGGCAAAGCCGTATTTTTGAAACAGCAAGCCGCCTGCCGCGCCGCCGGCAAACAGTCCGAGCGACTGCATCGTATTGTACACGCCCATCGCCGTACCCTTCAGGTCGGACGGCGCGATTTTGGAAACCATCGACGGCAGGCTCGCTTCCAACACATTGAAACCAATAAAGTAAACAACCAAATAAGTGGTAATCAAGCCTACCGAGCGCATACCGGACAGCAAACCGAGCTGTGCCGCCGCGATGCAGGCGATGCCCAAGATAAAAACCTGTTTGAGCTTGTTGCGCGTCTCGCCGACGATAATCAGCGGAACCATCACCACCAATCCCGTAATGGTCGAGGGCAGATAGACTTTCCAGTGCTGGATTTTTTCCAAACCGAGCTGGGTCATCGCGAAAGGCAGTGCGGTAAACAATGCCATTTGTGCGGCGTGCAGGGCGAAAATGCCGAAATCGAGCGTCAGCAGCCTACGGTTTTTCAAAACCTCGCCTATACGCGAAGGCTGCGCCTGCGTATCTTCGTGCAGCTTGGAAACCTCCGGGTCGGGAGTCATAAACGCCACCACGCCGATACTGGCGACGGTTAACAGACCGGTCAGCAGGAACAAGCCGCGTACGCCCACCGC includes:
- a CDS encoding MFS transporter; the encoded protein is MARDNRIQMFPHEWRASTTLSGVYALRMLGMFLVLPVLAVYAASLPGAEDNKTLVGLAMGIYGLTQALLQLPLGIASDKFGRKKTIYAGLIVFAAGSFLAAAADTLPLLVAARAIQGAGAVSAAVTALLADLTRDGVRTRAMAMIGLSIGLTFSVSLVVAPVIADAVGVRGLFLLTGLLTVASIGVVAFMTPDPEVSKLHEDTQAQPSRIGEVLKNRRLLTLDFGIFALHAAQMALFTALPFAMTQLGLEKIQHWKVYLPSTITGLVVMVPLIIVGETRNKLKQVFILGIACIAAAQLGLLSGMRSVGLITTYLVVYFIGFNVLEASLPSMVSKIAPSDLKGTAMGVYNTMQSLGLFAGGAAGGLLFQKYGFAGVFAFCSILMLLWLVIAVLSPAPKPVKNLSYPVGGVWQGNQDGLQCALSQLEGVEDIGFSFDRQTVYLKVLQKGFDQAAAEKIITGV